A window of the Cyanobacteriota bacterium genome harbors these coding sequences:
- a CDS encoding DUF4143 domain-containing protein, translated as MCGYDPESLVKNVTTVKNYIDYLEQAWLLFTVNSYAASIKKQQIAAKKIYATDTGMVNQVAFGVSENKGQTLENIVFLALRKRQEDIFYYKTAKGYEVDFYLRCTRELYQACWDLSDKDTREREVRALIEAQSELKAKELYIISFDSKEDIVIGKDLIKVIPVWEWLLEKV; from the coding sequence TTGTGCGGATACGACCCTGAGTCCCTTGTTAAGAATGTCACCACTGTAAAAAATTACATAGACTATCTAGAGCAGGCATGGCTACTCTTTACGGTTAATTCTTATGCAGCATCAATCAAGAAACAACAAATAGCAGCTAAGAAAATTTATGCAACAGATACAGGTATGGTTAATCAGGTGGCATTTGGGGTTAGTGAGAATAAAGGACAGACTTTGGAGAATATAGTTTTCTTAGCTCTGCGTAAACGCCAAGAAGATATTTTTTATTATAAAACTGCTAAAGGATATGAAGTAGATTTTTATCTCAGGTGTACGCGAGAGCTATATCAAGCATGCTGGGATCTTAGTGATAAAGATACTCGCGAGCGTGAAGTCCGCGCGCTAATTGAAGCGCAGTCTGAACTTAAGGCTAAAGAGCTTTATATTATTAGTTTTGATAGCAAGGAAGATATCGTGATAGGCAAGGATTTGATCAAGGTTATACCGGTCTGGGAGTGGTTGTTAGAAAAAGTTTAG
- a CDS encoding MoxR family ATPase: protein MTETIDTGAELEQLTTDIQIHSKSFQQVREEVARKIIGQEHFVDRLLLGIIAGGHILIEGVPGLAKTETVKALSDCIGLGFQRIQFTPDLLPADLIGTQIYRPNTSDFETKKGPIFSNLILADEINRAPAKVQSALLEAMAEKQVTIGDITYPLDQPFIVLATQNPLEQEGTYALPEAQMDRFMMKLKIDYPNRVEEKKIMNMMALKQVINLKQVLSKDDIFKAREFVDKVYIDEKVQDYIVDIVFASRTGESQAGGKTHKIKELDGLIQVGASPRASIALVLAARTHAYLQGRAYVTPQDVKSVGFEVLRQRIIVSFEAEAEDKNSDDVIKIIFDSIEVP from the coding sequence ATGACAGAAACCATTGATACAGGCGCAGAATTGGAGCAATTGACAACTGACATACAGATTCACTCCAAGAGTTTTCAGCAAGTTCGTGAAGAAGTTGCCAGGAAAATCATAGGGCAAGAGCATTTTGTTGATAGATTATTACTTGGTATTATAGCCGGCGGCCATATTTTGATAGAGGGAGTGCCAGGTTTGGCTAAGACTGAAACAGTTAAGGCATTATCGGATTGTATCGGGCTTGGTTTTCAGCGAATTCAGTTTACGCCGGATTTGTTGCCAGCCGATTTGATTGGTACACAGATTTATAGACCGAATACTAGTGATTTTGAAACTAAGAAGGGTCCGATATTTAGCAACTTGATTCTTGCCGATGAGATTAACCGTGCTCCAGCTAAAGTGCAATCTGCTTTGCTTGAAGCGATGGCAGAGAAACAAGTAACGATTGGTGACATTACTTACCCACTTGATCAGCCTTTTATTGTGCTGGCAACTCAGAACCCGCTTGAGCAAGAAGGTACTTATGCATTGCCTGAAGCGCAAATGGATAGATTTATGATGAAGCTCAAGATTGATTATCCTAATCGTGTTGAAGAAAAGAAAATCATGAACATGATGGCACTTAAACAAGTTATCAATTTGAAACAAGTTCTCAGTAAGGATGATATTTTCAAGGCGCGTGAGTTTGTAGATAAGGTTTATATCGACGAGAAAGTACAGGACTATATTGTTGATATTGTTTTTGCTAGTCGTACTGGTGAGTCGCAAGCTGGTGGTAAAACACACAAGATCAAAGAACTTGATGGTTTAATCCAAGTTGGTGCATCGCCGCGTGCCTCTATAGCACTAGTTTTGGCAGCTAGAACTCATGCTTATCTGCAAGGGAGAGCATATGTGACTCCTCAAGATGTTAAGAGTGTTGGCTTTGAAGTTTTGAGGCAACGTATCATAGTAAGTTTTGAAGCTGAGGCTGAAGACAAGAACTCAGATGATGTAATTAAGATCATCTTTGATTCAATAGAGGTCCCCTAA
- a CDS encoding ATP-binding protein: MDNFIQQRILQSNPQWQDSSYRPELALANTRAIYKELVQSLDDRMIISLVGLRRTGKSTLLFQLQDHVLQKVNDSKQVFFFSFDEKLQEQDPQALEAILNYYFDAVLKTNPRTLKEKVYIFLDEVQYIEHWQSILKNLYDSSSKIKFIISGSFSLKLAKQDRESLAGRIAESYIAPLDFADYLTIKSQIKEPCAIKLNKIDNQSFKDLDFDLFNQKYQDQFIDFILHGSFPETINIENLDKKFDYIENSVINKLVENDIPKIYKINKRNELKSLVKCLIQDSSSIFENKNLAEATGLQRNSISKYLEALEASFFLDIVPSHHRSAHKARKTRKKVYVISPNFLPALLRLKRDNSLLNDIMGKLVETYVYQKLKSYREFTNIHFFRKGSNEIDFIAGDFLLNKKTEWTYIEVKYKNNINSSDIKFLLKHIKQNQIPSAIVITKNKLAINDYDGHKVYFIPALLI, encoded by the coding sequence ATGGATAATTTTATACAGCAAAGAATTCTACAATCAAATCCACAATGGCAAGACTCATCCTATCGTCCTGAACTTGCACTAGCTAACACAAGGGCAATATACAAAGAACTAGTCCAGTCTCTAGATGATCGAATGATAATTTCATTAGTTGGCTTGCGTCGCACTGGCAAAAGTACACTACTGTTTCAACTACAAGATCATGTTTTACAAAAAGTCAACGATAGTAAACAAGTATTTTTCTTTTCCTTTGATGAAAAGCTCCAAGAACAAGATCCTCAAGCACTTGAAGCAATCCTCAATTACTACTTCGATGCAGTATTAAAAACCAACCCTCGAACCTTGAAAGAGAAAGTATATATTTTCTTAGATGAAGTTCAATATATAGAACACTGGCAATCAATTCTCAAAAATTTATACGATTCAAGTAGCAAAATCAAATTTATCATCTCCGGATCATTTTCACTCAAACTAGCAAAACAAGACAGGGAATCGCTTGCAGGCAGGATTGCTGAAAGCTATATTGCCCCACTTGATTTTGCTGATTACCTAACAATCAAATCTCAAATTAAAGAACCATGTGCTATCAAGCTCAATAAAATAGATAATCAATCATTCAAAGATTTAGATTTTGACTTATTCAACCAAAAATATCAAGATCAATTTATTGATTTCATTCTCCATGGTAGCTTCCCCGAGACTATCAATATTGAAAACCTAGACAAAAAATTTGACTACATTGAAAACTCAGTCATCAATAAATTAGTAGAAAACGATATACCCAAGATCTACAAAATCAATAAACGCAATGAACTCAAATCCCTGGTCAAGTGTTTGATACAGGACAGTTCTTCTATTTTTGAAAACAAAAACTTGGCTGAAGCTACTGGACTCCAACGTAATAGTATTAGCAAATATCTAGAAGCACTTGAAGCTAGTTTCTTTCTTGATATAGTGCCTAGCCATCACCGTTCAGCACACAAAGCACGCAAAACACGTAAAAAAGTCTATGTTATTAGTCCAAATTTCTTACCTGCCTTATTAAGACTTAAACGCGACAACTCCTTGCTAAACGACATCATGGGCAAACTAGTTGAGACTTATGTCTATCAAAAACTCAAAAGTTATAGAGAATTTACCAATATCCACTTCTTTCGTAAAGGCAGCAATGAAATTGATTTCATAGCAGGTGATTTCTTGCTCAATAAAAAAACAGAGTGGACATACATTGAAGTTAAATACAAAAACAATATCAATAGCTCTGATATTAAATTCCTGCTTAAGCATATCAAGCAGAATCAAATCCCATCAGCAATTGTAATCACCAAAAACAAATTAGCTATTAATGACTACGATGGTCATAAGGTTTATTTTATTCCAGCTTTGTTAATCTAG
- a CDS encoding VWA domain-containing protein, with product MTFANPWVLSFLLVLPVLLLIYLFGSKQSNLSIALSTQHRSFSSFFDNVGFHMPFVMRLLLLAIVIVTLARPQLGQSITVNKHLGLDIVLAVDTSQSMSALDLKLAGKTTDRLTVLKAILEDFVSRRSGDRLGLLVFGEKAYTQCPLTMDHGAIVDLINHLKIGMVGNSTAIGDAIAVALKRLKDLQAKSRILILMTDGQSNSGSISPQLAAEMAKQLRVKIYTIGIGQDGEVPFLVPTPFGMQKVKQAIPIDEETLIEISEKTGGVYFRGKTTEDLVKIYNHIDKLEKTEIQVKKYNSYRDIYEPFLWTALIFFLVEMLLANTVWFRVS from the coding sequence ATGACATTTGCTAATCCATGGGTGCTTAGTTTTCTTCTAGTACTTCCAGTACTCTTGTTGATTTATTTATTTGGATCCAAGCAAAGTAATTTGAGCATCGCACTGAGTACTCAGCACCGGAGTTTTTCTTCTTTCTTCGACAATGTTGGTTTTCATATGCCGTTTGTTATGAGATTACTGCTACTTGCTATTGTGATTGTGACTTTGGCAAGACCTCAGCTCGGGCAATCGATTACTGTAAACAAACACCTTGGCTTGGACATCGTGCTTGCCGTTGATACATCGCAATCTATGTCTGCCTTAGACCTCAAGTTGGCGGGCAAGACTACTGATCGATTGACTGTTTTGAAAGCCATACTTGAAGATTTTGTCAGTAGACGTAGTGGTGACAGACTTGGTTTGTTGGTTTTTGGTGAGAAGGCTTATACTCAATGTCCTTTGACTATGGATCACGGTGCGATAGTTGATTTGATTAATCATTTGAAAATAGGGATGGTGGGTAACTCGACGGCGATTGGTGATGCTATAGCCGTTGCTCTCAAGCGTCTCAAAGATCTTCAAGCAAAGTCACGGATTTTGATTCTAATGACTGACGGTCAAAGCAATTCAGGCTCTATTAGCCCGCAACTCGCTGCTGAGATGGCCAAACAACTGAGGGTCAAGATTTATACAATTGGCATTGGTCAAGATGGAGAGGTGCCGTTTTTGGTGCCAACTCCTTTTGGAATGCAAAAAGTCAAACAAGCTATTCCAATTGACGAGGAGACCTTAATTGAGATCTCCGAAAAGACAGGTGGCGTCTACTTTAGAGGTAAGACAACTGAGGATCTTGTCAAAATTTATAATCATATCGATAAGCTAGAGAAAACAGAGATTCAAGTCAAAAAATATAATTCTTACAGAGATATCTATGAGCCATTCCTTTGGACTGCGTTGATATTCTTTTTGGTCGAAATGCTTTTAGCAAATACAGTGTGGTTTAGGGTTAGCTAA
- a CDS encoding VWA domain-containing protein, protein MNIKHPEFLFLLLLIPAGIFFFYSVWTRREKVLALLAKPSRIKTLFPNSSSIKSLLRFFLLTVTLAMLVVALISPRWGYDWKEIETQGTNIIVALDLSKSMLAEDISPSRLARARYEINKLIDKLTGDRIGLIIFAGDAFLQSPLTHDYLMVKDWISKLSVDSIETPGTSFKLALQKARKAFKYIKSEGKALIIMSDGEEQDEAALEEAKGAKSEGIRIYTIGIGTAKGAPIQYNGSLVRDVAGEVVVSRLNDTLLKELAEAGGGEYFRSSGSDFHLDKLYYDHIKTKIDNELLKSGRSKKWYETYQIFTSIAFAALLLELILGLNMGVYTNIKFWFTKRIDNSFEKLRRNKKSGLFVLFFMLMTAPAMANPVDPRLWQADMALQAESFTDARSQYLKLQVEHPHSSRLNYNLGIAHYREGVFDQALTSFARATETAENEILKESAFYNLGNANFKIADYEAAVKAYEAALEIDPDDEDAKHNLQLAKDKLDEQDDEEDKDKDGEGEDEKDQQQKQDQQNQDQNQDQNQDQQQQQQQKQQQQNQLSQQDIENLLRQVNEAKPSEVDNGEDQQGAGAPNSNLNPW, encoded by the coding sequence ATGAATATAAAACATCCAGAATTTTTATTTTTACTTCTTTTGATTCCAGCTGGGATATTTTTCTTTTATAGTGTTTGGACTCGTAGAGAAAAGGTACTAGCTTTACTTGCTAAACCAAGCCGTATCAAAACTCTATTTCCCAATAGCTCTAGTATTAAGTCGTTATTGCGCTTTTTCTTGCTTACTGTTACCTTGGCAATGCTTGTTGTAGCCTTGATTTCACCACGTTGGGGTTATGATTGGAAAGAAATTGAAACTCAAGGCACCAATATCATTGTGGCTTTGGATCTTTCCAAGAGTATGCTGGCTGAGGATATTAGCCCTAGCCGGTTAGCACGGGCTCGCTATGAAATTAACAAATTGATTGATAAACTAACTGGTGATCGCATTGGTTTAATTATTTTTGCTGGTGATGCATTTTTGCAGTCGCCTTTGACTCATGATTATTTAATGGTCAAGGACTGGATTAGTAAACTCAGTGTAGATTCAATCGAAACACCTGGTACTTCATTCAAGTTAGCTTTACAAAAAGCTCGTAAGGCATTTAAATATATTAAATCAGAAGGCAAAGCACTTATCATTATGAGCGATGGCGAGGAGCAGGACGAAGCTGCTCTAGAAGAAGCTAAGGGAGCTAAGTCTGAAGGGATTAGGATATACACCATTGGTATCGGTACTGCTAAAGGTGCCCCAATACAATACAACGGAAGCTTGGTGCGTGATGTTGCTGGTGAAGTTGTGGTTTCTAGATTGAATGATACTTTGCTGAAAGAACTTGCCGAAGCTGGTGGCGGTGAGTATTTTAGATCAAGTGGTAGTGATTTCCATTTGGATAAACTATATTATGATCACATCAAAACCAAAATAGATAACGAGTTACTGAAATCAGGCAGGTCTAAGAAGTGGTACGAGACTTACCAAATATTTACATCAATTGCTTTCGCAGCTTTATTGCTTGAATTGATTTTGGGTTTAAATATGGGAGTTTATACCAATATCAAGTTTTGGTTCACTAAGCGCATTGACAATTCTTTTGAGAAATTACGTAGAAATAAAAAATCTGGTTTATTTGTTTTGTTCTTCATGTTAATGACTGCTCCGGCAATGGCAAACCCAGTGGATCCGAGGCTTTGGCAGGCTGATATGGCGTTGCAGGCTGAATCGTTTACTGATGCTCGGTCTCAGTATCTCAAGCTTCAAGTCGAGCATCCACATAGTTCGAGGCTTAATTATAATTTGGGTATTGCTCATTATCGCGAAGGGGTTTTTGATCAGGCTCTTACTAGTTTTGCGCGCGCTACTGAAACGGCAGAGAACGAGATCCTTAAAGAAAGTGCTTTTTATAATCTTGGCAATGCTAATTTCAAAATCGCTGATTATGAAGCAGCTGTCAAAGCATATGAAGCAGCTCTTGAGATTGATCCCGATGATGAGGATGCAAAACATAATTTGCAACTAGCTAAAGACAAACTTGATGAGCAAGATGACGAGGAAGACAAAGATAAAGACGGCGAAGGCGAGGATGAAAAGGATCAGCAGCAAAAACAAGATCAGCAAAACCAAGACCAGAACCAAGATCAAAATCAAGACCAGCAACAGCAGCAACAACAAAAACAGCAGCAGCAAAATCAATTGAGTCAACAAGATATTGAGAATTTACTTAGACAGGTTAATGAAGCCAAACCTAGTGAAGTTGATAATGGAGAGGATCAGCAGGGTGCCGGCGCCCCTAACTCTAATTTGAATCCTTGGTAG
- a CDS encoding DUF58 domain-containing protein → MLISKELLSQIKKIQIKSDRMASEILSGEYKSAFKGKGLNFESIREYQIGDDIRGIDWKVTARMQEPFIRQYKEERQLSIIVILDLSASNDFGTQRQSKQEMAVELASVLASLAIKSNDKVGMILITDEVESYIPPKQGKAHIFRLIKDLLTFKPKSRKTNLKRALQEVISMIPKHSVVFLISDFIKSKAPVMKELTKQAADDVFVESFDYEKELKLLRKTQDLIAISIRDPREFWLPNIGFVEVINPETGQKQLLNLNRKSTRELFAHLQSDHINRLSAKFKRLGIDFLDLSTHKPYLQTLLQMFLTKERRS, encoded by the coding sequence ATGTTAATCTCTAAAGAACTACTTTCTCAAATAAAGAAAATTCAGATCAAATCTGATCGTATGGCATCTGAAATTCTTTCTGGTGAGTATAAGTCAGCGTTTAAAGGCAAGGGGCTCAATTTTGAATCGATACGTGAATATCAAATTGGTGATGATATTCGGGGGATTGATTGGAAGGTGACAGCTCGGATGCAAGAGCCGTTTATTCGTCAGTATAAAGAAGAAAGACAACTCTCGATTATAGTGATCCTTGATTTGAGCGCTTCTAATGATTTTGGTACTCAAAGACAAAGTAAACAAGAAATGGCTGTGGAACTGGCTTCAGTACTGGCTTCGCTGGCTATCAAAAGTAACGACAAAGTCGGTATGATTTTAATTACTGATGAAGTTGAGAGTTATATACCACCGAAACAAGGCAAGGCGCATATTTTTAGATTGATCAAGGACTTGTTGACTTTTAAGCCCAAATCACGGAAAACTAATCTCAAACGTGCCTTGCAAGAAGTGATTTCAATGATCCCTAAGCACTCTGTGGTGTTTTTGATTTCGGATTTTATTAAATCCAAAGCTCCTGTAATGAAAGAGCTGACCAAGCAGGCGGCGGATGATGTTTTTGTTGAATCATTTGATTATGAGAAAGAGTTGAAGTTGTTGCGCAAGACTCAAGACTTAATTGCTATCTCAATTAGAGATCCTCGTGAGTTTTGGTTACCAAATATTGGTTTTGTTGAAGTTATTAACCCAGAGACTGGACAAAAGCAGCTCTTGAATCTTAATCGCAAATCGACTCGTGAACTTTTTGCACATTTGCAAAGTGATCACATCAATAGATTGAGTGCCAAATTCAAAAGATTAGGTATTGATTTCTTAGATCTCTCTACCCATAAGCCTTATCTGCAAACTCTTTTGCAAATGTTTTTAACAAAGGAGCGTAGATCTTAA
- a CDS encoding MerR family transcriptional regulator yields the protein MSINNDNLTSIKELAAKLKVTDALLKKLIKDFGIEPDRVQKRIHLNDNAVKTIREILALKASGKKNKEIKELFDAAQAAIKAETKAETQANPEEAKKEAQASNEELETTQEAKILTKKITFKKPKTDSKPETSSEAKPKTEVSTETKSKHSRTRKKSKAKKAEDKTTQTEAQEETQAKKEKEQDGLDITRYLDETEDDEISMAMRLADNDNPIDEEPKAQLDLDEDLDLDEDEADFEELPEVVEKTGKRLNPRKMRRRQFSFRYIQRQIANDAKRVQYIQQKLERGRLSTMEEMNLKDSLEHRSKLHSGWVHLLKWVKS from the coding sequence ATGTCTATCAATAATGACAATCTAACCAGCATAAAAGAACTTGCTGCCAAGCTTAAAGTAACTGATGCGCTTCTCAAGAAACTCATTAAAGACTTTGGTATTGAGCCAGATAGAGTTCAAAAACGTATTCACCTTAACGACAATGCTGTTAAAACTATCCGAGAAATCTTAGCTCTTAAAGCCAGCGGCAAAAAGAATAAGGAAATCAAGGAATTATTTGATGCTGCACAAGCTGCAATCAAAGCTGAAACTAAGGCTGAAACTCAAGCAAATCCAGAAGAAGCTAAAAAAGAAGCTCAAGCCTCAAACGAAGAACTTGAAACAACTCAAGAAGCAAAAATCCTAACAAAAAAAATTACTTTCAAAAAACCTAAAACAGATAGCAAACCTGAAACCAGCTCCGAAGCAAAGCCTAAAACAGAGGTTAGCACAGAGACCAAAAGCAAACATTCTAGAACTCGCAAAAAATCCAAAGCAAAAAAAGCAGAAGACAAAACAACTCAAACAGAAGCTCAAGAAGAAACTCAAGCAAAAAAAGAAAAAGAACAAGATGGATTAGACATCACTAGATATCTTGATGAAACAGAAGATGACGAAATCAGCATGGCAATGCGCCTAGCGGATAATGACAACCCTATCGATGAAGAGCCAAAAGCACAACTTGATCTTGATGAAGATCTTGACCTCGATGAAGATGAAGCAGATTTTGAAGAACTTCCAGAAGTCGTTGAAAAAACCGGCAAGCGTCTCAATCCACGCAAAATGCGTCGTAGACAATTTAGCTTCCGCTATATTCAAAGACAAATTGCCAATGATGCTAAACGAGTTCAATACATTCAACAAAAACTTGAACGTGGAAGATTAAGCACCATGGAAGAAATGAATCTCAAAGATTCATTGGAGCATAGATCTAAGTTACATAGTGGTTGGGTGCATTTACTTAAGTGGGTCAAAAGCTAA
- the aroC gene encoding chorismate synthase: protein MPLRFLSSGESHGPELNIILEGIPANMPLLEEDINLDLKRRQGGYGRGGRMKIETDKVFFTAGIRHGRTFGGAPIAMKIINKDHQKWLNVMSSSPVDTSDPKVKAELDAKYISKVRPGHADFAGALKYDAPDVRDILERSSARETTSRVAAGAVCKTFLKQFGIEIFSHVLTIGELSIDATAIPDQTSLSQFKEQVESSELRIYDPSGKKDQEFKDYIDSIRKKGDTLGGIVEVFALGVPVGLGSHVQWDRRIDGLIAQAMMSTHTVKSVEIGLGEAVGRIPGSQVHDQIYRAEDKNPLHYERKTNNLGGTEGGMTNGMPITCKVGVKPIPTLISKLDSIDLDTKANAESHFERSDICVVPAAGVVLEAMMAIVLAQCFLEKFGGDSIAETKRNYDSYQEQISEK, encoded by the coding sequence ATGCCCCTTCGATTCCTTAGCTCAGGCGAATCACACGGACCTGAATTAAACATCATTCTTGAAGGCATTCCTGCAAATATGCCTCTCTTGGAAGAAGACATCAACCTCGATCTCAAAAGACGTCAAGGTGGTTATGGTCGTGGCGGCAGAATGAAGATTGAAACAGACAAGGTCTTTTTTACTGCAGGCATTAGGCACGGACGAACTTTTGGTGGCGCTCCAATTGCCATGAAAATCATCAACAAAGATCATCAAAAATGGCTCAATGTCATGTCATCAAGTCCAGTTGATACAAGTGACCCTAAGGTCAAAGCAGAGCTAGACGCAAAATATATCTCCAAGGTAAGACCAGGACATGCAGATTTTGCTGGCGCACTTAAGTATGACGCTCCAGATGTAAGAGATATTTTAGAAAGATCATCTGCACGCGAGACTACATCAAGAGTAGCGGCTGGCGCTGTATGCAAAACTTTTTTGAAGCAATTTGGTATTGAGATTTTTTCTCATGTACTTACTATCGGTGAACTAAGTATTGATGCAACTGCAATTCCAGACCAAACTAGCCTCAGCCAGTTTAAAGAGCAAGTAGAAAGCTCTGAGCTGCGCATCTATGATCCAAGTGGCAAGAAAGATCAAGAGTTTAAGGATTATATCGATTCAATCCGCAAAAAGGGCGACACTCTTGGTGGCATCGTCGAAGTTTTTGCGTTGGGAGTGCCAGTTGGTCTTGGCTCGCACGTACAGTGGGATAGACGCATTGATGGTCTCATCGCTCAAGCAATGATGAGCACTCACACAGTCAAGTCTGTTGAAATCGGACTTGGTGAAGCGGTTGGTAGAATCCCTGGTTCGCAAGTTCATGATCAAATATATAGAGCCGAGGACAAAAACCCGCTTCACTATGAGCGCAAGACAAACAATCTTGGCGGCACCGAAGGCGGCATGACCAATGGAATGCCTATCACTTGCAAAGTCGGTGTCAAACCAATCCCAACCCTTATTTCCAAACTTGATTCTATTGACCTTGATACCAAAGCCAACGCTGAGTCTCACTTTGAGCGCTCTGACATTTGTGTCGTGCCCGCTGCCGGTGTTGTGCTTGAAGCAATGATGGCAATTGTTCTTGCTCAATGCTTTTTAGAGAAGTTTGGCGGCGACAGCATTGCAGAAACCAAACGTAATTACGATAGTTATCAAGAGCAGATTAGTGAGAAATAA